The following is a genomic window from Miltoncostaea oceani.
TGCCGGGTGGCCTCCAGCATGTTCACGGTGCCCGTCGCGTTGACGTGGAAGTCGGTGAGCGGCTCACGGGCGGCCCAGTCGTGGCTCGGCTGGGCGGCGCAGTGCACCACCAGCTCGATCGCCGTCCCGTAGCGCGCGAACAGATCGGCGATGGCGACGGGGTCGCGGACGTCGATGTCGGCCGTCGTGAAGCGCGGGAGCGCCTCGGTGAGGCGGTCGCGGTTCCACCGCGTCGAGGCCTCGGCGCCGAAGAAGTAGGCGCGCATGTCGTTGTCGACGCCGACGACGTCCATCCCCTGCTCGTGGAGGAAGCCGACGGCCTCGCTCCCGATCAGCCCCGCGGATCCGGTCACGATCGCTACCGACATGTGTCTCCTCTGCTCGCGTGCGTCAGGTGAAGACCGGCCGCAGCGAGTCCTCGTTCTCGCGTACCCAGTCGACGATCTCCGCCATCATGTCGCGCGGCGTCCACGACGGGCTCCAGCCGAGCTCCCGGGTCGCGCGGGAATGATCCGAGATGTAGACCGGGATGTCGACCGGCGAGGTCCGCGCCTCGTGGGACATCGTCACCTCCGCCCCGGACACGTCGCGGCAGATGTCGGTCAGCTCCCGCAGCGACACCGACCCGGTGCGCCCGCCGCCGGCGTTGAACACCCGCCCGCTGATGCGGTCGATGTCCGCCAGCTCGCGCCGCATGAGGTCGAAGAGGTCGTCGGGGTGGAGCAGGTCCCGCACCTGGCGGCCCTGCCCGTCGAAGCCGATGTAGCGGAGCGGCAGCCCGTAGACGTGGTTCGCCGCCCACATCGCGAACACGCCCTGCTCCGACTTGCCGAACTGCCCGGCGCCGGTGATGACGCCGCAGCGGGTGATGACCGCGGGCAGACCGTACGAGTCGGCGTACTCCTGCACGATCAGCTCCGACGCCAGCTTGCTGGACCCGTAGAACGACCGCGCCGTGTCGGTCGGGAAGTCCTCGGAGATCCCGAGGGGCCCGGCGCCCGGCACCGCCTGGTCGGCGGCGAGCTCGTAGCGGCTGTCGGTCTCGACGAGCGCGAGGTCGCGCAACGGGTGCATCGAGTAGACGCGGCTCGTCGAGAGGAAGAGGAACGCCCCGGCGCGGCCGCGCGACCAGTCGAGCAGGTTGATCGTGCCGAGCAGGTTCGTCTCGAGCACGTAGGCGGGCGAGCCGTCCAGGCCGGCGAGCACCGACGCCTCGGCGGAGGCGTCGACGACCACGTCGACGGGTCCCTCCACCTGGTCGAGGTCGGACCGCACCCGCACGTCGCCGTGCACGAAGCGCACGCCGCCGCCGGCGAGCCGCCCCAGGTTGGTCTCCGACCCGCGGCGTCGCAGGTTGTCGAAGGCCACGACCTCGGCGCCCGGGTTCTCGCGGGCGAACGCGAGCGCGATGCGGGATCCGACGAAGCCGGCCCCACCGGTCACGAGGACCCTCACTGCCGTCCGTCCTCGGAGGGCCCATCGGGGGCCTTTGGGCGTGGGATCGGCATCGTGGGAGCGGTCCGCGTCCGCATGCGGACCGCGTGACTATACCGTTCGGCCCGTGACGGCCCTCGCGACGAGCATCCGCGCCCGCCTCGCCCCGCCGGGCGGGTCGCGCGAGCCGGACGCCTGGACGCGGTGGTGGCCGCTCCTCGCCGCCGTGGTGATCGCGTTCGTCACGTGGCCCGTCGGGTCCCTCACGCCGGCGAACGGCCTCGACCCGTCGTGGCGCATCGCGCTGCACATGGCGGTCGCCCGGGGCGTGGACTTCGGCGACATCGCGTTCACCTACGGCCCGCTCGGCTTCCTGGAGGCCCCCGTCAACGCGGAGGCGCACACGCTGGTGCCGGCGCTCGCGTGGATCGGCCTGCTGCAGGTGGGCCTCGCCTACCTCGTGATCGTCTGCGCCCGGCGCACGCTCACCTGGCCCGTGGCCGTGCTGCTCGCGTTCGCCTGCTGCCGCCTGCTCGACGAGGGGCGCGAGGTGCTCCCGCTCGTCGCCTTCCTCTGGGCGGCGTACGTCGTGCAGTGGGGGGTGCCGGCCCGCCTCGGGCGGGTGCTGCTGCCGGTCAGCGGGGTCGTCTGCGGCGCGGGGATCCTGATCAAGATCAACGAGGGCGTCGTCGCCCTCGCGCTCTGCGCGGTCGCCGCGTGGTGGCTCGGTCCGGGCCGCTGGCGGGCGCTGGGGATCCTCGCCGGTTCGGCCGCCGCCGCGGTCGTGGTGCTGTGGACGGCGTTCGGCAACGGCGTCACCGGGTTGCCGGGGTGGGTCGTCGCGAGCGTCCGGATCGCCGCCGGGTACTCGGCGGGCCTCCCGTACGAGGCCCCCGGGCGCGGCTGGGAGTACGCCCTGTTCGTCGCCCTTGTGGCGGCGATCGCCTGGTTCGCCTGGCTCTCGGGGGAGGGCCTCGGGCGGGGGCGGCGGATCGCCGTCGGGCTGCTCGGCGCGATCCTGGTGTTCTCGCTCTTCAAGCACGGCTTCGTGCGGCACGACCTCGGCCACTCCGCCTCGACGTTCACGGCGCTCATCGCCGGCGCCGCCGCCATCCGGTGGACGCGGCCCTCCGGGCGCCTGGCGGGGGCGGCGGTGTGCGCGGCGACGGTGGTCGCCTCGCTCGCCGTGCTCGGCGCGACCGGCGTCCCGTCGGCGCTGCGGCTGCTCGACCCCCGCCCCAACATCGAGACGGCCTGGGACCACGCGGCGCTCGCCGCGAAACCCGGCGTGCGGGCCCGCCACCGGGAGGACGCCGCCGCCGACCTCCGTGCCCTCCACGCCATCCCGCAACCGGTGATCGACGCCCTGCGCGGCCACCCGGTCCACGTCGACCCGTACGAGACCTCGATCATCTGGGCGTACGACCTCGACTGGCGGCCCGCGCCCGTCTTCCAGGACTACTCGATCTACACGAACGCCCTCGACCGCGGCAACGCGGACATGCTCGCGTCCGCGGACGCACCGGACCGGATCCTGCGGCACGGCGGCCCCCGCATCGACGGCCACTCACCGGAGGGCGAGGGCCCCGAGCAGCTGCGGTCGATGATCTGCGGCTACGTCCAGGACGTCGCGGTGCCCGGCTGGCAGGTGCTGCGACGCGTGCCGTGGCGGTGCGGCCCGGAGCGTCCGCTCGCGTCGGTCGAGGCGGTCGCGGGCGCGACGGTCGCGATCCCGCCCGCCCCCGGCCCCGACGAGATGGTCATGGCGCGGCTCGACATCCCCGTGTCGCTGCGGCAGCGGCTGCGCACCGCCCTCTACAAGCCGCACGACCTGCCGGAGGTGCTCCTCAACGAGGGGTACGCGTACCGGGTGCCGACCGACGTCGCCCGCGGCCCCCTGCTGATGCGGGCCCCGGCGAGCGTCGGCTGGCAGGACTACGCACCGGGCTTCTCCTTCGACCGGCTGCGCGTCTCCTACACGGCGTCGCCGTTGCGGATCGACTTCGTCGCGATGCGCGTCTCGCCCGCGGCGGGCTGATCGGGGACCTCCCCGTCGCGCCACGTGTCGGCCACGATGAAGTTGGGGCGCGCGCGGACCTCGTCGTAGACCTTGCCGACGTACTCGCCGACGATCCCGAGCGTCACGAGCTGGACGCCGCTCATCAGCAGGACGACGGTCATGAGGGACACCCAGCCGGGGGGCGACTGGTCGGCGAGCAGCCCGCCGATCACGACCCAGAGGGCGCCGATGATCGAGATGAACGCGGCGACGAACCCGAGCAGCGTGACGAGGCGCAGCGGCAGCTTCGAGAACGACACGATCGCGTTGATCGCCCCGGACGTGCGGCGCGTGAACGAGTACTTCGTCTCGCCCGCGAACCGCGGGTTGCGCTCGACCTCGACGGCCACCTGGGTGAACCCCGAGAAGGCGCGGAGGCCCGGGAAGTAGCGGTTGATCTCGCGCATCCCGTTGACGGCGTCCGTCGCGCGGCGGCTCATGAGGCAGAAGGGGCCGGCGTCGCGCGGCAGGTCGATGCTCATCATCCGGCGGGCGGCGCGGTAGAAGCCGGAGAACAGGAGCCGCTGGACGGGCCCCTCCTTGCGGTCGCGCCGGACCGCGTAGGCGACGTCGGCGCCGTTCTCCCACTCGCGGATCAGGCGCGGCAGCGCGTCGGGGGAGTCCTGCAGGTCGGCGTCCATGACGATGACCGCGTCGCCGCGGGCGGCGCGGATGCCCGCCTCGATGGCGGCCTCGTGACCGAAGTTGCGCGAGAGGCGCATGCCGACGACCCGGCGGTCGCGCGCGACGAGCTCGCGGATGAGCCGCGTCGAGTCGTCCCACGACCCGTCGTCGACCAGCAGCAGCTCCAGGTCGTGCGGGACGTCGGCGAAGACCTGGTCGACCTGCGCGTGCAGCGCGGCGAGGGTCTCCTGCTCGTTGTAGACCGGGACGACGACCGAGATCAGGGACGGCACGCGGGCCTTTCTGGTCTGCTCGAGAACGGCGTCAGCCTAGATGACGCCATCCGGGGTCGTCGCGGCCCCGGTCCGGCGCGGCGGGGCCCCCGCCGCGTCGTAGGGTGACCGGGATGGCCGTGGACCCCGCCGACGTGACGGCCCCGCCGCGGCCCCCGCGCCCGGCCCGCGCCGTCCTCGGCCGGCCCGCGGTGCTCCTCGCCGGCGTCGTCGCGCTCGGCGTGCTGCTGCGCCTCCACCGCTTCGACGCACCGATCCTCGACGCCCACGCCTTCCGGCAGACCCAGACGGCGAGCACGGTCTGGTTGTGGAACCGCGACGGCTTCGACGCGCTCGACTACCGGGTGCCGATGTACGGCGGAGGCCACTGGGTGCTGGAGCTGCCCGTGTACCAGGCGATGGTGTGGGTGCTGCAGGTCCCGGCGGGCGGCATCGAGCACGCGGCCCGCGTCGTGTCGATCGGCTCCTACGTCGCCGTCGCCGTCCTCATGTACCTCATCGCCGCGCGCTGGTTCGGCTCCGGCTCCGCCGCCCTGCTCGGCGTGGGGGTGTTCACGCTCCTGCCCGTCACCGTCTTCTTCTTCCGCGCGGTCCTGATCGACACGCTGCTGATCGCGACCACCCTCCTCGCCGTCCTCGCCGCGACGCACCTGGGCGAGCGGTTCACCTGGACCTGGTTCGCGGTCTTCGCCGCCGCCCTCGCCGTGTCCGTGCTCGGCAAGGCGACGCTGGTGCTCGCGATCGGCCTCGCGATGGTCGTCCCCCTCGTCCGCCTGCTGAGCGACGGCGGGGTGGGGCGGCTGCCGAAGGCGGCCGTCGTGGGGACGTGCGCGCTGACGGGGCTGCTCTTCGCCGCCTGGGCCCGGCACGGCGACGAGCTCAACACCGCCACGGGGACGCTCTCGATCTCGGAGGCGCGCTCCTGGTACTTCGGGTCGACGTTCACCGACCCCGACCTGTACCGGGTCGTCGGCGGGCGGATCGCGGACAACCTCGGCGTCGCGGGCCTCGTGGCGCTGGCGATCGGGCTCGTCGCGATCCCGCGGCTGCGCACCGCCCACCGCCCCGAGATCATCCTGACGCTCGCCGGTGCGGTGCTGTCGTGCGGGATCTTCGCGAACCTCAACCGGATCCACGACTACTACCAGCTCGCCTACTACGTGCCGCTGTCGATGGTCGCGGGCCTCGGCCTGGCCGTCGCCCTGCGCGCCGCGACGTCACGGGTGGGTGCGGTGCCGGCCCGCGCGGCCGTCGCCGCGGTCCTCGTGGTGATCGGCGTGGTGTCGGCCGTCTCCCTGCGCGACGGGTACTTCGCGCCGGACGCGGTGGCCTACTCGGTGGAGGCGCAGGGCCGCGAACTGCGCGCCGAGACCCCCGACGCGCCGCTCCTGCTGATCCACCGGTTCGCCGACCCGAACGACCCGGTGCTCTGGTACCAGGCGCGCCGGATCGGCTGGCGGGTCCCCGCCGAGGACGCGGCGGGGGCGGCGCGCATCGCGGCCGCCCACCCGGAGATCGCGGCGGTCGTGTGGATCACCGACCCCGACCCCGAGCCCCCGCACGTGGCGGCGCTGGCACGGGCCGCCGGGTTGCGCCGCGCCCACGTGAGCGCCGGCATGACCGTCTACCGCTGAGGGCCGGTCAGCGTCCCGCGGCGGCGCGCAGGCGCGACGCAGCGAGGGCCACCTCGCCGACGGCCCACACACCCGCCGCGAGGGCCCGGCCGCGGAGGCCGGGGCGGTGCTTGCGGATGAAGGGCGCCATGGTGCGGAAGTAGGCGGAGTCGGCCTCGGCGGGGCGGCGGCCGTCGGCGTTCGACCCGGCGCCGACGTGGACGACGGTCGCCCCCGGCCAGTAGCGCACCCGCCAGCCGTGGGCGATGAAGCGCAGGCAGAGGTCGATGTCCTCGGCGTACATGAAGAACTGCTCGTCGAAGCCGCCGACCTCGTCGAGGGCGTGGGCCGGCATCAGCATGAAGGCCCCGGTGACGCTCTCGACGTCGCCCTCCCGGTCCTCGGGCACCCAGCCGGCGGTGTAGTGCGTGGAGCGGGGTCCGCGGAGGTGCCGGTCGAGGCCGGTGAAGTAGCAGAACGACGACCAGGGGGTGGGGAAACCGCGCTTGCAGCGCCGGTCGAGGTTGCCGTCGCGGTCGACGAGGCGCGGCGTCAGCACGCCGACGTCGGGGTGCGACCACAGCTCGTCGAGGCAGGCGCGGAGGGCGCCGGGCGGGATGACGGTGTCGGGGTTCAGCGCGAGCACGGCGCGGCCGGCGGCGCGGGCGAAGCCCATGTTGTTGGCGCGGCCGAACCCGACGTTCCGCGGGAGGTCCTCGACGTGCACCCAGGGGTGGGCGTCGGCGGCGGTGAGGGTGTCGTCGCCGGAGGCGTTGTCGTAGAGCAGCACCTCGAGGTCGACGTCCTCCCGCTGGGCGGCGAGGCTGTCGAGGCACTCGGCCAGGAGGTCGCGGCAGCGGTACGACACGATCACGATCGAGAGCTCGGGCACCGCGGCAATGTAGCGGGGAAGGGCTAGTAGCCTTCGGCCCGATGCGGGCCACACCCACCTCCCTCGAGGGCATGCTGGTCGTCGACCCGGTCGTCCACCGGGACGCCCGCGGCTTCTTCCACGAGACGTTCCGGGCCGACGAGATGGTGCGGCTCGGCATCGACGAGGCGTGGGTGCAGGACAACCACTCCCGTTCGGTGCGCGGGGTGCTGCGCGGCATGCACTTCTCCATCGGGGAGGGTCAGGCGAAGCTGGTGCGCTGCGCGCGCGGGCGCATCCTCGACGTGGCCGTGGACATCCGGCGGGGGTCGCCGACGTACGGCCGCTGGGAGTCGGTGACCCTCGACGACGAGGATCTGCGGCTCGTCTACCTGCCGGTCGGGTTCGCCCACGGCTTCGTGGTGCTGAGCGAGGTCGCGGACGTCGTCTACCGCTGCTCGTCGTACTACGACCCGGCGGTGGAGCGCGGTTTCGCGTGGGACGACCCGGACGTCGCGATCGCGTGGCCCGACATGCCGGTGGAGGTGTCCGCCCGCGACGCGGCGGCGCCCACCCTCGCCGAGATCGCCGGGGACCTCCCCTTCGGGGTCTAGTATCGCTCCCGGTCCAGCGACGAGCGCAGGAGGGAGCCCCGTCACGGAGGTGGTCGCAGCGGACGAGGGCGCCACGCGCGGCCCGCGGAGCATCGTCCCGCTCCTCGCCGTCGGCGTCCTGGTGAGCGTGGCCGCGATCCTCCTGGCGATCCGCGGCATCGACCTCGGCGACGTCGCCTCGGCGATCGGCGACGCCTCCCCGGCGTACCTGGCGGCGGGTGCGCTCCTGATGCTCGCGTCGTACCCGATCCTGGCGGTGCGGTGGCGGAGCATCGCCCGCGACCTCGACCCCCCGGGCACCCCGCAGATGCTGGAGCTCGTCCTGATCGGGGCGGCCGTCAACAACGCGTTGCCGGCCCGTCTCGGCGAGGTGGCGCGCTCGGTCGGCCTCGGCCGCTCGGCGCACCGCCCGGTGCTGCAGTCGTTCGGCACGGTGGTCGTCGACCGGGTCGCCGACGTCGTCTTCTTCGCCCTCGCGTTCGGACTGACCGTCGCGGCCTCCCCCACCGACGACTGGGTGCGGTGGGTGGGCATCGGCGGCGCGATCATCACGATCGCGGCGCTGGCGACGCTCGGCGTCGTGGCGCTGCTGATGAGCCGCCGTCCCGACGACGCGCCGGCGGGCCGGTGGATGCGCCACCTGCTGACCCTCGGCGAGGGCCTGCGCTGCGTCCACACCTGGTCGGGCGCGTTCCGCGCCCTCGTCCTCACGTTCGCCGCGTGGGGCGCCTGGATGGCGGGCCTCTGGTCCATCGCGGAGTCCCTCGGCATCGGCCTCTCCGCCACGGAGGTGCTGTTCACGACGGGCCTCCTGGGTCTGGGGTCGGCGGTCCCGTCGGCGCCGGGCTTCATCGGCACCTACCACTGGATCGCGGCGTCCTCGCTCGGCCTGTTCGGCGTCGCGGGCGCGGATGCGCTCGCGTTCGCGGTCCTCCTGCACGCCGCCTGGTTCATCCCCACCACCGTCACCGGCTCGATCCTGATGGTGCGCTGGGGGTTGAGCTACACCGCGCTGCGGCGTGTCTCCCTCTCGACTCGGGCGGTCAATGCATGAACTTCCAGCGTCTCTACGAGTACCGGTTCCGCGGCATCGACCAGTCGGTGCGGACGGCCGTGTGGGACGAGATCGCCCCGTTCGTCCACGGCCTGATGGGGTCACCGCAGACGGTGCTCGACCCGGCGGCGGGCCGCTGCGAGTTCATCAACGCGGTACCGGCCGCGGAGCGCTGGGCCGTCGACCAGGCCGACTACGCCGAGCGGGACGCGGATCCCGGTGTCCGGACGATGGTGGCGGACATCATGGAGGCCGACCTGCCGGCCGACCACTTCGACGGCGTGTGGGTGTCGAACACCCTGGAGCACCTGCTCTCCCAGGAGCAGACCGCCGCGTTCCTGGAGCGGATGCGCGTCGCGATGACCCCGGGTGGGCGCATCGCGATCATGGGCCCGAACTTCCGGTACTGCGCGAAGGAGTACTTCGACTGCGCGGACCACACCCTGGTCTACACGCACACCTCGATCGCCGAGCACCTCTACGCGGCGGGGTTCGAGCCGGAGCGCATCGTCCCGCGGTTCCTGCCGTACTCGTTCCGCGGGCGCCTGCCGGCGAGCCCCGCGACGACGCGCCTCTACCTGCGCTCGCCCCTGGCGTGGCGCCTGCTCGGCAAGCAGTTCCTGGTCATCGGCCGGCGGACCGTCTGACGGTCTCGCAGAGCCGCAGGTAGGAGTCGGCGCAGGCGTCCCACGAGTAGCGCTCCGCGGCGCGGGCCGCGGCGCGGGCGCCGAGCTCCTCCCGCCGGGCGGGGTCGTCGATGAGGGCGCCGAGCGCCCGGGCGAGGGCGGGTGCGCCCCCGTCCAGCGGGAAGCTCGCCGCGGCGTCGCCGACGACCTCGAGGTTGGGGCCGTGGTCGCTGACGACGAGGGCGGCGCCGGCGGCCATCCCCTCGACGATGACGGGGTGGGTGCCGCCGACCTCGGTGGGGGCGCACATGACGCCGCTGCGGTGCACGAGCTCGCGGTACCCGTCGCCGAAGACGTAGCCGGCCATCCGCACGCCCGGCCCCGCGGAGGCCCGGAGACCGGCGATGTAGTCGTCGGCGTAGGGGGCGTCGCCGACGATGACGAGCGGCCAGTCGGTGCCGAGCGTGCGGTGCGCCTCGATCAGGAGGTGGGCGTTGTTCTCGGGGACGAGCCGCCCGACGAACAGCACGTACCGGCCGGGCTCGACGTCGAGGCGCGCGCACCACCCGGTGTCGCCGGGGTCGGGCATGTCGGCGCCGTAGGCGATCCACGGGATGCGCCGGCCGTGGCGGCGTTCGTAGGCGTCGGCGACGGCGGCGGAGTCGGTCACGGCGATGGTGGCGGCGCTCGGGGCGATCCGCTCGGCGGTGCGCAGGTACGCCTTCGCCGCCCCGGACCACTTGGCGCGCTCCGAGTCGAGTCCGTCGATCTGGAGGATGGAGGGGATCCCGGCGAGGCGGGCGAGGGGCACGACGGGGGCGTTGCCGGCGATGAAGTAGATCGCGACGTCGGGGCGCGCCCGGGTGGCCATGTGGGCGGTGCTGACGAGGGTGTGGGCGAGGGTGTCGAGGTGCTTGCTGCGGATGGTGGGGAGGTGCACGAGGCGGGCCCCGACGTGGGTCTCCTGCCGTGCGGTCATGTGCGGCCGGCAGTAGACGGTGACCTCGTGGCCGCGGGCGGTGAACCGCTCGGCGAGGTGCTCGACGGCGGTCTCGAAGCCGCTGTAGGCGGCGGGGATGCCGCGGGTGCCGACGAGGGCGATCCTCACGTCAGCACCGACGCGACGACGTCCCAGGCGGCGGCGCCCATCGTCTGCGGCGTGAACGCGGCGGCCCGCGCGGGGCCGGCGGTGCGCAGCCGGGCGGCGACGGTGGGGTCGAGGGCGAGTCGCAGGCCGTCGGCGATGCCGCGGGCGGTGGGCTCCACGAGGATCGCGGCGCCGGCGGTGACCTCGGGCAGCGCCCCCCGGTCGCTCGCGACGACGGGGCAGCCGCTCGCCATCGCCTCGAGTGCGGGCAGGCCGAAGCCCTCGTAGAGGGAGGGGTAGGCGGTGACGGCGGCGGCGCGGTAGAGGTCGGCGAGGGTGGCGTCGTCGACGTGGCCGAGCCACGTGCCGCCGGCGTCGCGGGCGATCCTCTCCCCGCCGGGCCCGGGTTTGCCGACGAGGGCGAGGTCGGGGCCGGTGGGGCCGAGGGAGCGGACGGCGTCGCCGAGGGCGCCGAGGTTCTTCCGGGGGCCGATGTCGCCGACGGCGAGGCAGTAGCCGGCGATGCCGAAGCGGTCCCGTACGCGGGCGACGGCCCCGTCGCGGTCGGCGTCGGTGAAGACGGGGGCGGGGTGGGGGCTGACGACGCGGACCTTCCCGGCCGGGAGCTTGAGGGCCTGGGCGATGTCGTCGGCGGCGGTCTGCGACAGGGCGAGCACGGCGGCGGCCTTGCGGGCGGATCGCGGCACGAGGCCGCGCAGCACGGCGCGGGCCCGGGCCCCGAGCCACTGGGGGTCGGTCATGAAGGTGGCGTCGTGCACGGCGAGGAGGATCGGGCAGGGGTTCCAGCCGGGCGAGACGTAGGTGAACACGGCGGCGTCGGCGCCGAGGTCGGCGAGGGCGCGTGGGGCGGCGCGGGCGAGGCGGGGGACGTCGGCGGACGGGACGCCGATGGTCTGGCCGTACCGTTCGAGTGCCCGTGCGCCCTGGGGGGTGGCGACGAGGGCGGCGACGGCGTCGCCGCCGGCGGCGGTGGCGGCCATGGCGGCGAGGAGCGTGGCGGCGTACCGGCCGTTGCCGGCGTCGCCGGCGGCGCTCTGGCCGACCATGTGGCAGTCGACGGCGACGAGGCTCATGCCGCGGCGTCCCGGTAGGCGCGGGTCAGCTCGACGGCGGTGCGCTCCCACGAGAAGGCGGCGGCGCGTTCCCGGCCGGCGGCGGCGCGGCGCTCCCGCAGGTCGGGGTCCTCCGCGAGTTCGGTGATGGCCCGCGACCACGGGCCGGGGTCGGTGACGGGGAGGTAGGTGGCGGCGTCGCCGCCGACCTCGCGGAGGGCGGGGGTGTCGGTGGCGAGGACGGGCACTCCGGCGGCCATCGCCTCGAGCACGGGCAGGCCGAAGCCCTCCTTGCGGGAGGGGACGAGCACGGCGAGGGCCCCGGCGCGGATGGCGGCGAGGCGGGCGGCGGGCAGCAGCCCGAGCCATTCGACGCGCCGGTCGGCGCCGACGCGGGCGGCGTGGCCGCGGAGGCGGGCGGCGCGGCGGGGCGACCACGGTCCCGCCATGACGAGGCGGACGCCGGGGGCGGCCCCGGCGATCGCCTCGAGCGCGAGCCCGGCGTTCTTGTGGGGTTCGATCGCCCCGGCGACGAGGACGTAGCGGCCGTCGGCGGGTGGCCCCTCGGGGGTGACGGGGTCGGGTGCCGCCCAGGGGACGACGCGGACGCGGCCGGGGTCGACGGCGGCGAGGCGGATGGCGTCGTCGGCGGTCTCCCGTGAGGGGGTGAGCACGAGGCGGGCGCCGCGGAGGCGGCGGAGGAAGTGGCGGTAGGCGAGCGCCTCCGCCATCCGGCCGGCGCCCCCGAGGTACTCGGGCCAGTAGGCGAGAGGGATGAGGTCGTGGCAGGTCACGATCGTCCGGCCCCCGGGGATGAGGGAGGGCTGCACGGCGTGGAACGCGACGTGGCCGCCGTCCCCCCCGTCCCCGTCGCCGTCTCCGGTGCGTGTGCCGGCGAGGCGGCGGACGGCGCGTTCGCCGCGGGCGAGAGGCCAGGGGTCGGGGAGGCGGTGGAGGGGCCAGGTGGGCCAGTGGACGCGGGCGACCTCGAAACCGTCGGGTGCCTCCT
Proteins encoded in this region:
- a CDS encoding NAD-dependent epimerase/dehydratase family protein translates to MRVLVTGGAGFVGSRIALAFARENPGAEVVAFDNLRRRGSETNLGRLAGGGVRFVHGDVRVRSDLDQVEGPVDVVVDASAEASVLAGLDGSPAYVLETNLLGTINLLDWSRGRAGAFLFLSTSRVYSMHPLRDLALVETDSRYELAADQAVPGAGPLGISEDFPTDTARSFYGSSKLASELIVQEYADSYGLPAVITRCGVITGAGQFGKSEQGVFAMWAANHVYGLPLRYIGFDGQGRQVRDLLHPDDLFDLMRRELADIDRISGRVFNAGGGRTGSVSLRELTDICRDVSGAEVTMSHEARTSPVDIPVYISDHSRATRELGWSPSWTPRDMMAEIVDWVRENEDSLRPVFT
- a CDS encoding glycosyltransferase family 2 protein; the protein is MPSLISVVVPVYNEQETLAALHAQVDQVFADVPHDLELLLVDDGSWDDSTRLIRELVARDRRVVGMRLSRNFGHEAAIEAGIRAARGDAVIVMDADLQDSPDALPRLIREWENGADVAYAVRRDRKEGPVQRLLFSGFYRAARRMMSIDLPRDAGPFCLMSRRATDAVNGMREINRYFPGLRAFSGFTQVAVEVERNPRFAGETKYSFTRRTSGAINAIVSFSKLPLRLVTLLGFVAAFISIIGALWVVIGGLLADQSPPGWVSLMTVVLLMSGVQLVTLGIVGEYVGKVYDEVRARPNFIVADTWRDGEVPDQPAAGETRIATKSIRNGDAV
- a CDS encoding ArnT family glycosyltransferase — protein: MAVDPADVTAPPRPPRPARAVLGRPAVLLAGVVALGVLLRLHRFDAPILDAHAFRQTQTASTVWLWNRDGFDALDYRVPMYGGGHWVLELPVYQAMVWVLQVPAGGIEHAARVVSIGSYVAVAVLMYLIAARWFGSGSAALLGVGVFTLLPVTVFFFRAVLIDTLLIATTLLAVLAATHLGERFTWTWFAVFAAALAVSVLGKATLVLAIGLAMVVPLVRLLSDGGVGRLPKAAVVGTCALTGLLFAAWARHGDELNTATGTLSISEARSWYFGSTFTDPDLYRVVGGRIADNLGVAGLVALAIGLVAIPRLRTAHRPEIILTLAGAVLSCGIFANLNRIHDYYQLAYYVPLSMVAGLGLAVALRAATSRVGAVPARAAVAAVLVVIGVVSAVSLRDGYFAPDAVAYSVEAQGRELRAETPDAPLLLIHRFADPNDPVLWYQARRIGWRVPAEDAAGAARIAAAHPEIAAVVWITDPDPEPPHVAALARAAGLRRAHVSAGMTVYR
- a CDS encoding glycosyltransferase family 2 protein, with the protein product MPELSIVIVSYRCRDLLAECLDSLAAQREDVDLEVLLYDNASGDDTLTAADAHPWVHVEDLPRNVGFGRANNMGFARAAGRAVLALNPDTVIPPGALRACLDELWSHPDVGVLTPRLVDRDGNLDRRCKRGFPTPWSSFCYFTGLDRHLRGPRSTHYTAGWVPEDREGDVESVTGAFMLMPAHALDEVGGFDEQFFMYAEDIDLCLRFIAHGWRVRYWPGATVVHVGAGSNADGRRPAEADSAYFRTMAPFIRKHRPGLRGRALAAGVWAVGEVALAASRLRAAAGR
- the rfbC gene encoding dTDP-4-dehydrorhamnose 3,5-epimerase: MRATPTSLEGMLVVDPVVHRDARGFFHETFRADEMVRLGIDEAWVQDNHSRSVRGVLRGMHFSIGEGQAKLVRCARGRILDVAVDIRRGSPTYGRWESVTLDDEDLRLVYLPVGFAHGFVVLSEVADVVYRCSSYYDPAVERGFAWDDPDVAIAWPDMPVEVSARDAAAPTLAEIAGDLPFGV
- a CDS encoding lysylphosphatidylglycerol synthase transmembrane domain-containing protein translates to MVAADEGATRGPRSIVPLLAVGVLVSVAAILLAIRGIDLGDVASAIGDASPAYLAAGALLMLASYPILAVRWRSIARDLDPPGTPQMLELVLIGAAVNNALPARLGEVARSVGLGRSAHRPVLQSFGTVVVDRVADVVFFALAFGLTVAASPTDDWVRWVGIGGAIITIAALATLGVVALLMSRRPDDAPAGRWMRHLLTLGEGLRCVHTWSGAFRALVLTFAAWGAWMAGLWSIAESLGIGLSATEVLFTTGLLGLGSAVPSAPGFIGTYHWIAASSLGLFGVAGADALAFAVLLHAAWFIPTTVTGSILMVRWGLSYTALRRVSLSTRAVNA
- a CDS encoding class I SAM-dependent methyltransferase, with the protein product MNFQRLYEYRFRGIDQSVRTAVWDEIAPFVHGLMGSPQTVLDPAAGRCEFINAVPAAERWAVDQADYAERDADPGVRTMVADIMEADLPADHFDGVWVSNTLEHLLSQEQTAAFLERMRVAMTPGGRIAIMGPNFRYCAKEYFDCADHTLVYTHTSIAEHLYAAGFEPERIVPRFLPYSFRGRLPASPATTRLYLRSPLAWRLLGKQFLVIGRRTV
- a CDS encoding glycosyltransferase, which produces MRIALVGTRGIPAAYSGFETAVEHLAERFTARGHEVTVYCRPHMTARQETHVGARLVHLPTIRSKHLDTLAHTLVSTAHMATRARPDVAIYFIAGNAPVVPLARLAGIPSILQIDGLDSERAKWSGAAKAYLRTAERIAPSAATIAVTDSAAVADAYERRHGRRIPWIAYGADMPDPGDTGWCARLDVEPGRYVLFVGRLVPENNAHLLIEAHRTLGTDWPLVIVGDAPYADDYIAGLRASAGPGVRMAGYVFGDGYRELVHRSGVMCAPTEVGGTHPVIVEGMAAGAALVVSDHGPNLEVVGDAAASFPLDGGAPALARALGALIDDPARREELGARAAARAAERYSWDACADSYLRLCETVRRSAGR
- a CDS encoding glycosyltransferase family 4 protein produces the protein MSLVAVDCHMVGQSAAGDAGNGRYAATLLAAMAATAAGGDAVAALVATPQGARALERYGQTIGVPSADVPRLARAAPRALADLGADAAVFTYVSPGWNPCPILLAVHDATFMTDPQWLGARARAVLRGLVPRSARKAAAVLALSQTAADDIAQALKLPAGKVRVVSPHPAPVFTDADRDGAVARVRDRFGIAGYCLAVGDIGPRKNLGALGDAVRSLGPTGPDLALVGKPGPGGERIARDAGGTWLGHVDDATLADLYRAAAVTAYPSLYEGFGLPALEAMASGCPVVASDRGALPEVTAGAAILVEPTARGIADGLRLALDPTVAARLRTAGPARAAAFTPQTMGAAAWDVVASVLT